A single region of the Marmota flaviventris isolate mMarFla1 chromosome 10, mMarFla1.hap1, whole genome shotgun sequence genome encodes:
- the LOC114106646 gene encoding small proline-rich protein 2I — MSYQQHQCKQPCQPPPVCPPPKCPEPCPPPKCPEPCPPPKCPEPCPPPKCPEPCPPRQYQQKCPPVQPPPPCQQKCPPKSK; from the coding sequence ATGTCTTATCAACAGCATCAGTGCAAGCAGCCCTGCCAGCCACCCCCAGTGTGCCCACCTCCAAAGTGCCCTGAGCCATGCCCACCTCCAAAGTGCCCTGAGCCATGCCCACCCCCCAAGTGCCCTGAGCCATGCCCACCCCCCAAGTGTCCGGAGCCGTGTCCACCTAGACAGTATCAGCAAAAATGCCCTCCTGtgcagcctcctcctccctgccagcAGAAGTGCCCACCCAAGAGCAAGTAA